A part of Solenopsis invicta isolate M01_SB chromosome 2, UNIL_Sinv_3.0, whole genome shotgun sequence genomic DNA contains:
- the LOC105200760 gene encoding leucine-rich repeat, immunoglobulin-like domain and transmembrane domain-containing protein 2: protein MGVSVFLLYAVTVLGVAASDNCADKCSCKWKSGKRTVECVNRDLTSIPEWIDQETQVLDMSGNNIGHLPNNIFIHVRLTNLQRLYLRECRIDRIDGKALAGLTNLVELDLSNNLLAAVPSSSFGDTPFLRDLVLAYNPIKRIRSHTFKNTLNLVKLDLSHTQLGEIEAKGFRGLEMLESLKLSNNGLSTLHSGTFDPLSKLTSIELHDNPWICDCHLREMKMWLVKHNLPTIVAPVCHGPQQLLNRAFTDLDIDDFACRPVLLIASRYAEATIGENASIVCRVSAIPPAKVKWYWNGRQLTNHSAFSSHQKILIFEEGQFRKRSTLILTNAQEADSSEFYCVAENPAGSVEANFTLHVSLRTAGMSTLGSGQIAGISAALVVLILFILLIILVLFVRLRRMPLKDVKSSAPMEAASSDGIGNGGGGGGGGGGGGSGGGNGGGGGGGDNNPPSATSTTRRKHEEIETTSFALESKPPASLHLSYVQRPHAAVVQESEYSTISRFDDQNQPVVAAIPGAGCFSSTTSLMPIDNPDLIRDTRRGSTEDITPYGVADYGRVQALDDAGKMLYTSCLWEARDSCGRTSAAVSTNAYPSKEQLAVVAPVVEQFPPGAKQMRVWQKGVPVLPPVSALKRVLGSTRSSPDEGYQEGTGTDV, encoded by the coding sequence ATGGGGGTCTCGGTGTTCCTGCTGTACGCGGTGACGGTGCTCGGCGTGGCAGCCAGCGACAATTGCGCCGACAAGTGTTCATGCAAGTGGAAAAGCGGGAAGCGCACGGTGGAGTGCGTGAATCGTGACCTGACCAGCATACCGGAGTGGATCGATCAGGAGACCCAGGTGCTGGATATGAGCGGCAACAACATCGGACACCTGCCGAACAACATATTTATACACGTGCGGCTGACGAATCTGCAGCGTCTCTATCTGCGTGAGTGCCGTATCGATCGGATCGATGGCAAGGCACTGGCCGGCCTGACGAATCTCGTCGAGCTCGATCTCAGCAACAATCTGCTGGCCGCGGTGCCGAGCTCGAGCTTCGGCGACACGCCATTCCTGCGCGATCTGGTGCTCGCGTACAACCCGATCAAGCGGATCCGCTCGCACACGTTCAAGAACACCCTGAATCTGGTGAAGCTCGATCTGTCGCACACGCAGCTCGGCGAGATCGAGGCCAAAGGCTTTCGGGGACTGGAAATGCTCGAGAGTCTCAAGCTGAGCAACAATGGACTGTCCACTCTGCATTCGGGCACCTTCGATCCACTCAGCAAACTCACCAGCATCGAGCTGCACGATAATCCGTGGATTTGCGATTGTCATCTACGCGAGATGAAGATGTGGCTGGTGAAGCATAATCTGCCGACCATCGTGGCGCCCGTGTGTCACGGGCCCCAGCAGTTGCTCAATCGTGCCTTCACCGACCTTGATATCGATGACTTTGCCTGCCGGCCGGTCTTGCTGATAGCCAGCCGTTACGCCGAGGCCACCATCGGCGAGAACGCCAGTATCGTGTGTCGCGTGAGCGCGATACCACCCGCAAAGGTCAAGTGGTATTGGAACGGTCGGCAGCTGACCAATCACTCGGCCTTTAGCAGCCACCAAAAGATCCTCATCTTCGAGGAGGGCCAATTCAGGAAGCGGAGCACGCTCATCCTCACTAACGCACAGGAGGCGGATTCCAGCGAGTTCTATTGCGTCGCCGAGAATCCCGCTGGCAGCGTCGAGGCAAACTTCACCCTGCACGTGTCCCTGAGGACGGCGGGCATGTCGACCTTAGGCTCGGGCCAGATCGCGGGCATATCCGCCGCGTTGGTCGTGCTCATACTCTTCATCCTGCTCATCATTCTCGTGCTGTTTGTTCGTCTGCGTAGAATGCCGCTGAAGGACGTAAAATCGTCGGCGCCGATGGAAGCGGCGTCCAGCGATGGTATCGGCaacggtggtggcggcggtggcggcggcggtggcggaggTAGTGGTGGCGGCAACGGTGGCGGAGGCGGCGGTGGCGACAACAACCCGCCGTCCGCGACCTCGACCACTCGCAGGAAACACGAGGAGATCGAGACGACGTCGTTCGCGCTGGAGTCGAAACCACCCGCGTCGTTGCATCTGAGCTACGTGCAGAGACCGCACGCGGCCGTGGTGCAGGAGAGCGAGTACAGCACGATCAGCCGTTTCGACGATCAGAATCAGCCCGTGGTGGCGGCGATACCGGGCGCCGGGTGTTTCTCGTCGACGACGTCCTTGATGCCGATCGATAATCCGGATCTCATTAGGGACACTCGGCGCGGCTCCACCGAGGACATCACGCCTTACGGCGTCGCCGATTACGGCCGCGTCCAAGCGTTGGACGACGCCGGCAAGATGCTCTACACCAGCTGCCTGTGGGAGGCGAGGGACAGCTGCGGCAGGACGTCCGCCGCCGTCTCGACGAACGCGTACCCGTCGAAGGAGCAGCTCGCGGTGGTCGCACCGGTCGTCGAGCAGTTTCCACCAGGCGCGAAGCAAATGAGAGTCTGGCAGAAGGGCGTCCCGGTGCTGCCGCCGGTTTCGGCGCTGAAACGCGTCCTGGGTTCCACGCGCAGCTCGCCCGACGAGGGTTATCAGGAGGGCACCGGCACCGACGTCTAG
- the LOC105200759 gene encoding ATP-dependent RNA helicase me31b yields MMTETHMNSNHMLNSGLSNKSEIEKMDDVGWKAKLKIPPKDKRIKTSDVTDTRGNEFEEFCLKRELLMGIFEKGWEKPSPIQEASIPIALSGKDILARAKNGTGKTGAYSIPVLEQVDPRKDVIQALVIVPTRELALQTSQICIELAKHMDIKVMVTTGGTNLRDDIMRIYQKVQVIIATPGRILDLMDKNVANMEHCKILVLDEADKLLSQDFKGMLDHVISRLPHERQILLYSATFPLTVKQFMEKHLRDPYEINLMEELTLKGVTQYYAFVQERQKVHCLNTLFSKLQITQSIIFCNSTQRVELLAKKITDLGYCCYYIHAKMAQAHRNRVFHDFRAGLCRNLVSSDLFTRGIDVQAVNVVINFDFPKMAETYLHRIGRSGRFGHLGIAINLITYEDRFNLHRIEQELGTEIKPIPKVIDPSLYVARPEDNNSMEEGNVSK; encoded by the exons ATGATGACCGAGACGCATATGAACTCTAATCATATGTTAAATTCTGGTTTGTCCAACAAATCAGAGATAGAAAAAATGGATGATGTAGGTTGGAAAGCCAAATTAAAGATTCCACCAAAGGATAAAAGAATCAAGACAAGT GATGTTACCGACACACGTGGTAACGAGTTTGAAGAATTTTGCCTAAAACGTGAATTATTGATGGGAATTTTTGAAAAGGGATGGGAGAAGCCATCACCGATCCAAGAAGCTAGTATTCCCATTGCACTTTCTGGTAAGGACATCTTGGCACGAGCGAAAAATGGAACTGGTAAAACAGGAGCGTACTCAATTCCAGTACTAGAACAG GTTGACCCAAGGAAAGATGTAATCCAAGCACTGGTAATTGTGCCTACAAGAGAGTTAGCGCTACAAACATCACAGATTTGTATTGAGCTTGCAAAACACATGGATATAAAAGTTATGGTTACTACTGGAGGAACTAACTTACGAGACGATATTATGAGGATTTATCAAAAAG tACAAGTAATAATCGCAACGCCAGGAAGGATCCTTGATCTGATGGATAAAAATGTGGCAAATATGGAGCATTGTAAAATTCTAGTTTTGGATGAAGCAGACAAACTGCTGTCACAAGACTTTAAAGGAATGTTGGATCATGTAATATCGAG ATTACCACACGAACGTCAGATTTTGCTGTATTCAGCTACATTTCCTCTGACTGTGAAACAATTTATGGAGAAACACTTGAGAGATCCATATGAGATTAATTTAATGGAAGAGTTGACATTAAAAGGCGTAACACAATATTACGCTTTTGTACAGGAACGACAAAAAGTTCACTGCCTTAACACGCTATTCTCCAAG CTACAAATAACACAAAGCATAATCTTCTGTAATTCAACGCAACGCGTTGAATTGTTGGCTAAGAAAATAACAGACCTTGGGTACTGCTGTTATTATATACACGCGAAAATGGCGCAGGCACACCGAAATCGCGTATTCCATGATTTCCGTGCAGGATTATGCCGAAATCTC gtGAGCAGTGATCTATTTACTCGCGGTATTGACGTTCAAGCTGTGAATGTCGTAATCAATTTTGACTTTCCGAAGATGGCAGAGACATATCTGCATCGAATCGGCCGATCTGGAAGATTCGGCCACTTAGGTATAGCAATTAACCTAATCACGTATGAAGATCGCTTCAATCTACATCGTATCGAACAAGAGCTTGGAACAGAAATTAAACCTATTCCAAAAGTGATAGACCCCAGTTTGTATGTTGCGAGACCAGAAGACAATAATAGTATGGAAGAAGGAAACGTGTCCAAGTAG
- the LOC105200758 gene encoding protein snail, whose product MPRCLIKSMARYHKTDKSNEESDFPWLPPSADLKRKSHAKDATFKTSNIWTCSGLPIVTRYSFHKSNGARFDGELNSTGRNFVNVHHDAASIDGHVIDNTAIFLDGVSRFPAKAEGSAGPAATQTINPGKIGGVINPKVAIDGCETQTFSQALYLLPKQKQHEPVVNAAEGKTTSAREGGQHWKRNKTMHYCPYCRKSFDRPWVLKGHLRLHTGERPFECPVCHKSFADRSNLRAHQRTRNHHQWQWRCGVCFKAFSQRRYLERHCPEACRKYRISQKKDLVCP is encoded by the exons ATGCCTCGTTGCCTGATAAAGTCGATGGCGCGATATCACAAGACGGACAAATCGAACGAag AGTCCGATTTTCCGTGGCTGCCGCCGTCCGCGGATCTCAAACGGAAGAGCCATGCCAAAGACGCGACGTTCAAGACGAGCAACATCTGGACTTGCTCCGGGTTGCCTATCGTAACCCGTTACAGCTTCCACAAGAGCAACGGTGCGAGATTCGACGGCGAATTAAATTCAACCGGGCGAAATTTCGTGAATGTACACCACGACGCCGCGTCGATCGACGGGCACGTGATCGACAATACGGCAATATTTCTCGACGGCGTGTCGCGATTCCCCGCCAAGGCGGAGGGATCGGCGGGACCGGCGGCGACGCAGACGATAAACCCGGGAAAAATCGGCGGCGTGATAAATCCGAAGGTCGCGATCGATGGCTGCGAGACGCAGACGTTTTCGCAGGCGTTGTATTTGCTGCCGAAGCAGAAGCAGCACGAGCCGGTGGTCAACGCCGCCGAGGGTAAGACGACGTCTGCACGGGAGGGTGGCCAGCACTGGAAGAGAAATAAAACGATGCACTATTGCCCCTATTGTCGCAAGAGCTTCGACCGACCGTGGGTGCTGAAAGGCCACCTGCGCCTGCATACGGGCGAGCGACCCTTCGAGTGTCCGGTTTGCCACAAATCCTTCGCCGACCG CTCGAATCTTCGCGCGCATCAAAGGACACGTAATCATCATCAGTGGCAGTGGCGCTGCGGCGTGTGCTTTAAGGCTTTCTCGCAAAGGCGCTACTTGGAACGCCACTGTCCGGAAGCCTGTCGCAAATACCGTATATCTCAGAAGAAGGATCTCGTTTGTCCGTAA